From a region of the Fischerella sp. JS2 genome:
- a CDS encoding IS1 family transposase (programmed frameshift), producing MECPRCGSCHNRKNGKKRGKQNHICCDCGRQFIDVYKPPRGYSDEIKQECLKMYVNGMGFRGIERVKNVHHTTIIHWVKRVGTQLADTPNSKEIPQVGELDELETFIGFKKNKIWLWTAVNHFTQGILAWVLGDRSSTTFQQLWNIVQCWQSYFYVTDGYPVYPCFVPDGDQIVSKTYMTRVENENTRLRHYLARLHRKTLCYSKTEEMLRYSVRLLLHYLKYRSVPLPA from the exons ATGGAATGTCCACGCTGTGGATCTTGTCATAACCGTAAGAATGGAAAGAAAAGAGGTAAACAGAATCACATTTGCTGTGATTGTGGTCGTCAATTCATTGATGTCTATAAACCACCCAGGGGCTACTCGGATGAAATCAAACAAGAATGCCTAAAAATGTACGTCAATGGTATGGGATTTCGTGGAATTGAAAGGGTGAAAAACGTTCATCATACTACCATTATTCATTGGGTTAAACGAGTGGGTACACAATTGGCGGATACACCAAATTCAAAGGAAATTCCGCAGGTGGGAGAACTAGATGAATTAGAAACATTTATTGGTT TCAAAAAAAATAAAATCTGGTTGTGGACGGCGGTAAATCACTTTACTCAAGGTATTCTTGCTTGGGTTTTAGGTGATCGTAGTTCGACTACTTTCCAACAGTTATGGAACATTGTCCAGTGTTGGCAGAGTTATTTTTACGTCACAGATGGATACCCTGTTTACCCTTGTTTTGTTCCTGATGGTGACCAAATTGTGAGTAAGACCTACATGACACGAGTCGAAAATGAAAACACAAGGCTTAGACATTATTTGGCTCGTCTTCATCGTAAAACTTTATGTTATTCCAAAACCGAGGAAATGCTGAGATACTCTGTTCGATTGTTATTGCACTACCTCAAATATCGTTCTGTTCCCTTACCTGCCTAA
- a CDS encoding condensation domain-containing protein, whose product MDTQYSNLSPMKKALLEKLKGGKFKAESIPQCQNSEPVPLSFSQQRLWFIDQLYHGSSFYNISSALHLKGFLNVTALQQSFNEIIRRHEAWRTNFIAVDEQPLQVISSLGHGNLNILNIEHLFGTDWEVEVTKIANEEAKKTFDLAKDSLVGATLLRLNEEEHVLLLTIHHIVCDGWSMGVFAQELAKLYAAFYAGKPSPLSELPIQYADFAIWQRDRLQGKLLETQLNYWKQQLAGKLPVLQLPTDRPRPAVATFKGAKQYFTFSKQLTQALNEFSQQEGCTLFMTLLAAFNTLLYRYTDQEDILVGSSIANRNRAELEGLLGLFVNNLVLRNNLSGNPSFRELLSRVREVTLDAYAHQDLPFEKLVEALQPERDLSRNPLFQVMFILQNAPTPVKEVSGLNLRALEMDHGTSEFDISVSISEVQQELTGFWEYNTDLFDSLTIKRFIDNFQTLLESIVNNPNQSISELPLLTAQEQKQLLKKWNHTRAAYPDDASLHQLFEQQVERSPNALALIDQSEQLTYQQLNQKVNQLAHYLINLGITTEIVGICLERSIEMVVAILAIFKAGGAYLPLDPNYPFERLQFMLADSQVSLVISNTSLINRLEQLKKAEGRGQRAEETSQNGIQTPPELEPLNKSSVRVLNPSSLRSWAEERNQNSLLPSASCPLPFPITVIALDTEWDTIHKESQENPVSKSCGNDIAYVIYTSGSTGTPKGVLGTHRGTVNGLHWLWKTYPFASDEICCQKTAISFIDSVWEIFAPLLQGIPTFIIPDAIAKDPQLFLETLYRHKVSRLVLVPSLLRILLDSYSHLTQNLSHLRLWISSGEALAVNLVQNFQKLLPNAKLINLYGSSEVSANVTFYDTNLLTEQSTTVPIGYPIDNTQVYVLDRYWQLVSIGVVGELYIGGDGLAKGYLHRPELTSKRFIDNPFVPGTKLYKTGDLVRYLNNGQLEYLGRYDDQIKIRGFRVELGEITLAITQHPSVQDAVVISRKDAQDEQYLVAYIVTKQENVIPQILQNLQQKLPIFMIPSAFMVIDAIQLTPNGKVDKNSLPTDDIIRSNSTKSFIAPRNFTELALEKIWTNLLNISPIGVTDNFFDLGGHSFLAVRLMAKIYERFGHNLPLSTLFENTTIEKLAKIVSQPVSFGSGSPLVAIQSSGFLRPFFCVHAAGGDVNNYPILAKKLGKEQPFYALEQTPEQLDFAVISVEATATNYLKEIRNVQPEGPYLLGGWCYGGVIAFEIAQQLQKQGETVDLLVVIDAILPEIVIQPTKDDDAKFLLRLAESVKSWFNVDFSVSYEELRNLPVDEQFHLLFKKANLELSDTEMEQYLRGFKLFKAHIQAMRNYIPQVYPHEITLFRASEIITHDFESSEFSTNDPLLGWGKCSSQPIKIIEVPGNHFSMFVDPHVQELANKLKICLAHAQKVLM is encoded by the coding sequence ATGGACACGCAATATTCTAATTTATCACCTATGAAAAAAGCCCTTTTAGAAAAATTGAAGGGAGGAAAATTTAAAGCTGAGTCTATTCCTCAATGCCAAAACTCAGAACCTGTACCTTTGTCTTTTTCTCAGCAAAGACTTTGGTTTATTGACCAACTTTATCATGGTAGTTCTTTTTACAATATTTCTAGCGCTTTACATTTAAAAGGATTTTTAAATGTCACAGCACTTCAGCAAAGTTTCAACGAAATTATTCGCCGTCACGAAGCTTGGCGAACAAACTTTATCGCAGTAGATGAACAACCACTACAGGTAATATCGTCACTAGGTCATGGCAATTTAAATATTCTTAATATTGAACATTTATTTGGAACAGATTGGGAAGTAGAAGTTACAAAAATAGCGAATGAGGAAGCTAAAAAAACCTTTGATTTAGCTAAAGATTCGTTAGTAGGAGCAACTTTGCTACGCTTGAACGAAGAAGAACACGTCTTGCTTTTGACCATACATCACATTGTTTGTGATGGTTGGTCTATGGGTGTATTTGCACAAGAGTTGGCAAAGTTGTACGCTGCTTTCTATGCGGGTAAACCTTCCCCTCTATCCGAACTTCCCATCCAGTATGCAGACTTTGCTATTTGGCAGCGCGATCGCCTGCAAGGAAAACTACTCGAAACTCAACTTAATTACTGGAAGCAACAATTAGCAGGTAAGCTACCAGTATTACAGTTGCCTACGGATCGTCCGCGTCCTGCTGTTGCCACTTTTAAAGGTGCAAAACAATATTTTACGTTCTCCAAACAATTGACTCAAGCACTTAATGAGTTCAGCCAGCAAGAAGGATGCACCTTATTTATGACTCTGCTGGCAGCGTTTAATACATTACTTTACCGCTACACAGACCAAGAAGATATCCTGGTAGGTTCTTCAATTGCAAATCGTAATCGAGCTGAATTAGAAGGGTTACTTGGTTTGTTCGTCAATAATTTGGTACTGCGTAACAATCTTAGTGGTAATCCCAGCTTTCGAGAACTTTTAAGTCGAGTACGGGAGGTAACTCTTGATGCTTATGCACATCAAGATTTGCCCTTCGAGAAGTTAGTAGAAGCATTGCAACCGGAACGCGACTTAAGCCGTAATCCCTTGTTTCAGGTAATGTTTATTCTACAAAATGCACCAACGCCTGTTAAAGAAGTTTCCGGTTTAAACTTACGTGCCTTAGAAATGGATCATGGTACATCTGAGTTTGACATTTCTGTGTCGATTTCCGAAGTTCAACAGGAATTAACTGGATTTTGGGAATACAATACAGATTTGTTTGATTCATTAACAATTAAAAGATTTATTGATAACTTCCAGACTTTACTAGAAAGCATTGTTAATAATCCCAATCAAAGTATTTCTGAATTACCACTACTAACCGCTCAAGAGCAAAAACAATTATTAAAAAAGTGGAATCATACCCGTGCGGCTTATCCTGATGATGCATCTTTGCACCAGTTATTTGAGCAGCAAGTCGAGCGATCGCCCAATGCTTTGGCATTAATTGATCAGTCAGAACAGCTAACTTATCAACAACTCAATCAAAAGGTAAATCAGCTTGCCCATTATTTAATAAATTTAGGAATTACGACTGAAATTGTCGGTATTTGTCTAGAACGCTCGATTGAGATGGTAGTGGCGATTCTAGCTATTTTCAAAGCTGGCGGTGCTTACCTACCTCTCGATCCTAATTATCCGTTTGAACGTCTTCAGTTCATGCTTGCTGATTCCCAAGTTTCATTGGTAATCAGTAATACATCATTAATTAATCGTTTAGAACAATTGAAGAAGGCAGAAGGCAGAGGGCAGAGGGCAGAAGAAACAAGTCAGAATGGGATTCAGACCCCTCCTGAATTGGAGCCACTGAACAAGAGTTCAGTGAGGGTCTTAAACCCAAGTTCGCTACGGTCATGGGCAGAGGAAAGGAACCAGAATTCCCTTCTGCCTTCTGCCTCCTGCCCTCTGCCTTTCCCGATAACAGTGATCGCCCTTGATACTGAGTGGGATACTATTCACAAAGAGAGTCAAGAAAATCCCGTCAGCAAATCTTGTGGGAACGATATTGCTTATGTCATTTACACCTCTGGTTCCACCGGAACTCCTAAAGGTGTTCTCGGTACGCATCGAGGTACAGTTAATGGCTTACATTGGTTGTGGAAAACCTATCCTTTTGCAAGCGACGAAATTTGTTGTCAAAAAACTGCTATTAGTTTTATAGACTCGGTATGGGAAATTTTTGCCCCTTTATTACAGGGGATTCCTACCTTTATTATTCCTGATGCGATCGCTAAAGATCCTCAACTTTTCTTAGAAACTCTCTATCGTCACAAAGTTTCGCGCTTGGTACTTGTTCCCTCGTTGCTGCGGATACTCTTAGATTCTTATAGTCATCTCACTCAAAATTTGTCCCATCTCCGACTTTGGATTTCCAGTGGAGAAGCCCTTGCTGTTAATTTAGTGCAAAATTTTCAAAAGTTGCTACCAAATGCAAAACTAATTAACCTTTACGGTTCCTCTGAAGTTTCTGCTAACGTAACTTTTTACGATACAAATTTATTAACTGAACAATCTACAACCGTTCCCATTGGTTATCCCATAGATAATACACAAGTATATGTCTTAGATCGTTATTGGCAACTTGTTTCCATTGGCGTAGTTGGAGAATTGTATATTGGTGGAGATGGATTGGCAAAGGGTTATTTGCATCGTCCAGAACTAACTAGCAAACGGTTTATTGATAACCCTTTTGTTCCAGGAACTAAGCTTTACAAAACTGGCGACTTAGTGCGCTATCTCAATAATGGTCAGTTAGAATATTTAGGTCGCTACGATGACCAAATTAAAATTCGTGGTTTTCGAGTAGAGTTGGGAGAAATTACACTGGCGATTACTCAACACCCATCTGTGCAAGATGCTGTTGTCATATCTCGTAAAGATGCTCAAGACGAGCAATATTTGGTTGCTTATATAGTCACTAAGCAAGAAAATGTAATTCCACAAATACTGCAAAACTTGCAACAAAAGTTGCCGATTTTTATGATTCCGTCTGCTTTTATGGTAATAGATGCAATACAGCTAACACCGAATGGAAAAGTAGACAAAAACTCGCTACCAACTGATGATATCATTCGTTCCAATTCTACTAAGTCCTTCATTGCTCCTCGGAATTTCACAGAATTAGCCTTGGAGAAAATTTGGACAAATCTCCTCAATATTAGTCCCATAGGAGTAACCGATAACTTTTTTGATTTAGGCGGTCATTCTTTTTTAGCTGTGCGCTTAATGGCTAAAATTTATGAGCGTTTTGGACACAACCTACCCTTATCTACTCTTTTTGAAAATACAACAATTGAAAAATTAGCCAAGATTGTTAGTCAGCCAGTTAGTTTTGGTTCGGGTTCCCCTTTAGTAGCAATTCAGTCTTCTGGCTTTTTACGTCCTTTCTTCTGCGTCCATGCAGCCGGAGGAGATGTCAATAATTACCCCATATTGGCAAAAAAACTGGGTAAAGAACAACCATTTTATGCTTTAGAACAGACTCCCGAACAACTGGATTTTGCAGTTATTTCAGTAGAAGCTACAGCAACTAACTACCTCAAAGAAATTCGTAATGTTCAGCCAGAAGGTCCGTATCTTTTAGGAGGTTGGTGTTACGGTGGTGTAATTGCCTTTGAAATAGCACAACAACTACAAAAGCAAGGTGAAACTGTTGATTTGCTTGTGGTCATTGACGCTATATTACCAGAAATAGTTATTCAACCGACAAAAGACGATGATGCTAAATTCTTACTTCGTCTTGCTGAGTCTGTGAAAAGCTGGTTTAATGTTGATTTTTCTGTTTCTTACGAAGAATTGAGAAATTTGCCAGTAGATGAGCAATTTCATCTGTTATTTAAAAAAGCAAATCTCGAATTGAGTGATACAGAAATGGAACAATATTTGCGTGGCTTTAAACTTTTTAAAGCTCACATTCAAGCTATGCGAAACTATATTCCGCAAGTTTATCCTCACGAGATTACTTTATTTAGAGCTAGCGAAATAATCACTCACGATTTTGAAAGTTCAGAATTTTCTACTAATGACCCACTATTAGGTTGGGGTAAATGTTCTAGCCAACCCATCAAAATAATTGAAGTTCCAGGCAATCATTTCTCTATGTTTGTCGATCCCCATGTCCAAGAGCTAGCAAATAAATTAAAGATTTGTCTTGCTCATGCTCAAAAAGTTTTAATGTAA
- a CDS encoding cytochrome P450 has product MKIPELKKIPLWSDYKITKDPLNYLDKIAKNYGDIFTIFFGSTPIVFVSNPQGIKQIFSNTKDITAPGELNQDMALITGKQGLLQLDGARHKHRRKLIVPAFHGARMQAYGQQICEMTEKVMNQLAIGQPFLYQFKKCLRQIRH; this is encoded by the coding sequence ATGAAAATACCTGAACTCAAGAAAATTCCTCTTTGGTCTGACTATAAAATCACAAAAGATCCTCTTAATTATCTTGATAAAATAGCTAAAAACTATGGGGACATTTTTACCATATTTTTTGGTTCTACACCTATTGTCTTCGTTAGCAACCCACAGGGAATTAAGCAGATTTTTAGCAATACAAAAGATATTACAGCTCCTGGCGAACTGAACCAAGATATGGCTTTGATCACCGGAAAGCAAGGATTACTTCAACTTGATGGAGCGCGCCACAAACATCGACGCAAGCTGATCGTGCCAGCTTTTCACGGTGCTAGGATGCAAGCATACGGACAGCAGATTTGTGAGATGACTGAGAAAGTCATGAATCAGCTTGCTATTGGTCAACCCTTCTTATACCAATTCAAAAAATGTTTGCGACAGATAAGGCATTGA
- a CDS encoding IS630 family transposase → MQLIAQYSAIILPQYENIRYFVQDESRFGLKTIEGRKITLPGVKPIGDWQWQFKAFWLYGAVEPLTGESLFWQFSHVDTECYQQFLNEFAACYPKSLNILQVDNGLFHKAKRLQIPENIVLLFQPAHSPELNPIERVWEYLKQDLKWELFDHLEHLQTKVAQLLALLTPQIAASLTGYDFILNALSVANIF, encoded by the coding sequence TTGCAATTAATTGCTCAATACAGTGCCATTATCTTGCCCCAGTACGAAAATATTCGTTATTTTGTACAAGATGAGAGTCGATTTGGACTCAAAACCATTGAAGGACGTAAAATTACTCTTCCCGGAGTTAAGCCTATTGGTGATTGGCAGTGGCAATTTAAAGCGTTCTGGCTATATGGAGCAGTTGAACCACTTACTGGGGAAAGTTTATTTTGGCAGTTTTCTCATGTTGATACCGAATGCTACCAACAATTTTTGAACGAGTTCGCTGCCTGTTATCCCAAATCACTTAACATTCTCCAAGTTGATAACGGCTTATTTCATAAAGCTAAACGTTTACAAATTCCAGAGAATATTGTTCTTTTGTTCCAGCCTGCTCATTCTCCTGAACTGAATCCCATAGAGCGCGTTTGGGAATATCTCAAGCAAGACTTGAAATGGGAGCTATTTGATCACCTGGAGCATCTGCAAACCAAGGTTGCTCAACTCCTAGCTCTCCTCACTCCTCAAATTGCTGCTTCTTTGACTGGTTATGACTTCATCCTCAATGCCTTATCTGTCGCAAACATTTTTTGA
- a CDS encoding helix-turn-helix domain-containing protein produces the protein MVGVTQIEIVDSVEELEKLLRHQKQSRSKERIQALYLIKGQEMSVSEIAKILGKHRATVHRWLADYREGGIEAVVEFGTSSGRKRAIPDWAVSSLKKQLEQPEGGFQRYTQIQHWLEKTLGVQAEYATVHHLARYRLKAKLKVPRPRNRKQDEEKLESFKKNSVMTCN, from the coding sequence ATGGTAGGGGTAACACAGATCGAGATAGTTGATAGTGTCGAGGAACTAGAGAAGTTGCTCAGACATCAAAAACAGTCTCGGAGCAAAGAACGTATACAAGCCCTATATCTGATTAAAGGGCAAGAAATGAGTGTAAGTGAGATTGCTAAAATCTTGGGAAAACATCGAGCTACAGTACATCGATGGTTGGCAGATTATCGAGAAGGAGGAATTGAGGCGGTTGTTGAATTTGGAACGAGTTCAGGTCGAAAAAGAGCAATACCAGATTGGGCTGTATCGAGTTTGAAAAAACAACTCGAACAACCAGAAGGTGGGTTTCAACGGTACACACAAATACAACATTGGTTAGAAAAAACCTTGGGTGTGCAAGCTGAGTACGCAACTGTACATCATCTGGCACGTTACAGGCTCAAAGCCAAGCTGAAAGTCCCACGTCCGCGTAACCGAAAACAGGACGAAGAAAAACTAGAGTCTTTTAAAAAAAACTCGGTGATGACTTGCAATTAA
- a CDS encoding cytochrome P450, which produces MQISIEVVLGLREGERYERLKQLLPAIFQHMRSPMMQVGFAVPFVLRDLGLWSPWGYLLQLKQEIYQLLYAEVQERREQADSSRTDILSELIFARDETGELMADEEVRDLLLSPLLAAQDASAVAIAWLLYWTHSLPEVCEQLLRELDSLGESPNPTNVVQLPYLNAVCNEALRIYPTQLFTFPRRVESSTEVMGYELSPGTILMGCIYLLHQNKDLYVQPQQFKPERFLERQYSAYEFMPFGGGTRSCIGAALAVFEMKLVLTTILSRYQLALVNRRSEQANFDGLMCYPASSIKMVMREINQRQSQPQHFVSGSV; this is translated from the coding sequence TTGCAGATAAGCATAGAAGTTGTGTTGGGTTTACGCGAGGGAGAGCGTTACGAACGACTCAAGCAATTACTTCCTGCCATATTTCAGCATATGCGATCGCCAATGATGCAAGTTGGCTTTGCTGTTCCGTTTGTGTTACGAGACTTAGGGCTTTGGAGTCCGTGGGGATACCTTCTACAGCTAAAACAGGAAATTTACCAACTGCTTTACGCCGAAGTTCAAGAACGCCGCGAACAAGCAGACTCTTCTCGCACTGATATTCTATCCGAACTCATATTTGCCCGCGATGAAACAGGCGAACTCATGGCAGATGAAGAAGTGCGCGATTTGTTGCTTTCCCCACTGTTAGCTGCTCAGGATGCTTCAGCTGTGGCGATCGCTTGGTTGTTGTACTGGACTCATAGTTTACCAGAAGTCTGCGAACAATTGCTAAGAGAACTTGACAGTCTTGGTGAGTCCCCCAATCCGACGAACGTAGTTCAACTCCCCTACCTCAATGCTGTTTGTAATGAAGCTTTGCGGATTTATCCAACTCAATTATTCACATTTCCCCGGAGAGTAGAATCATCAACTGAGGTAATGGGCTATGAGTTGAGTCCGGGGACAATACTCATGGGCTGTATTTATCTACTCCACCAAAACAAGGATTTATACGTACAACCACAGCAATTTAAACCAGAGCGTTTTCTGGAGCGGCAATACTCTGCCTATGAATTTATGCCCTTTGGTGGTGGCACTCGTAGCTGTATCGGAGCGGCGTTGGCTGTATTTGAAATGAAACTAGTATTGACAACTATTCTTTCACGCTATCAGTTAGCGCTAGTCAACAGACGATCAGAGCAAGCAAATTTTGACGGTCTAATGTGCTACCCAGCCAGTAGCATCAAGATGGTGATGCGTGAAATAAATCAACGCCAAAGTCAGCCGCAACATTTTGTTTCTGGCTCTGTTTAG
- a CDS encoding cytochrome P450, with translation MKLPQSPKIPSWLLRMQFAADPLGCMDNFHKRYGDIFTIMADSTLIVYVSSPQGMKQIFTSTTEIIASGELNQDAAPLVGNNGLLLLDGLRHRHRRKLLMPAFHGTQIRTYGERICELTEKVMGQLPVGKPFLAYPTMQKITLEVILDTLFGLREGERYEKLRQVLSTLMNYARSAFVGISLSFPFLQKDLGRWSPWGYFLYLWQQFDELLYAEISDRRQQPNSSGIDVLSELIFARNETGELMTNEEIRDLFPSLLFGGRDASATAITWSLYWIHRLPAVRDHLLEEIASLGGSTNPMRIVELPYLNALCNEVLRIYPTQVVTFPRMVESPVEVMGYELSPGTIIIGCIYLAHQHKDLYPQPQQFLPERFLKRQYSPYEFLPFGGGARRCPGEALALFEMKLVLTTILSRYQLALSKKQPERPQARGANFPPASGLKMMMMGTIQHQGQQQQTVNC, from the coding sequence ATGAAACTACCCCAAAGCCCAAAGATTCCTAGCTGGTTGCTGAGAATGCAATTTGCAGCCGATCCCCTTGGTTGTATGGATAATTTTCACAAGCGCTATGGTGACATTTTCACGATTATGGCGGATTCTACACTGATAGTATATGTTAGCAGTCCGCAGGGAATGAAGCAGATTTTTACCAGTACAACGGAGATTATAGCCTCTGGAGAATTGAACCAAGATGCGGCTCCATTGGTGGGAAACAACGGATTACTTCTGTTGGATGGTTTACGCCACAGACATCGGCGCAAACTACTGATGCCTGCTTTTCACGGTACTCAGATACGAACCTACGGAGAGCGAATTTGTGAGCTAACAGAAAAAGTCATGGGGCAGTTGCCAGTTGGCAAACCTTTCTTGGCTTACCCAACTATGCAAAAGATTACTCTAGAGGTAATCTTAGACACTTTATTTGGCTTACGTGAGGGAGAGCGTTACGAAAAACTCAGACAAGTACTTTCTACTTTAATGAATTATGCCAGGTCTGCTTTTGTTGGCATATCCTTATCTTTTCCATTTTTGCAAAAAGATTTAGGTAGATGGAGTCCGTGGGGTTACTTTCTTTACCTCTGGCAACAATTTGACGAGCTGCTTTACGCCGAAATTAGCGATCGCCGCCAACAACCAAATTCGTCTGGTATCGATGTTCTCTCCGAGTTAATATTTGCCCGTAATGAAACAGGCGAGTTGATGACAAATGAAGAAATACGAGATTTGTTTCCTTCATTATTATTTGGTGGTAGAGATGCTTCAGCTACTGCAATTACTTGGTCATTGTATTGGATTCATCGTCTTCCAGCAGTTCGCGATCACTTGCTAGAAGAAATCGCCAGCCTTGGTGGCTCAACAAATCCAATGAGGATTGTCGAACTCCCTTACCTCAATGCTCTTTGTAATGAAGTTTTACGGATTTATCCAACTCAAGTGGTAACCTTTCCCAGGATGGTAGAATCACCCGTAGAGGTGATGGGCTATGAATTAAGTCCAGGAACAATCATCATTGGCTGTATTTATTTAGCGCATCAGCATAAAGATTTATATCCGCAACCACAGCAATTTTTGCCAGAGCGTTTTTTGAAACGACAATACTCTCCCTATGAATTTCTACCCTTTGGTGGTGGTGCTCGTCGTTGCCCTGGCGAAGCTTTAGCTCTATTTGAAATGAAACTAGTATTGACAACTATCCTTTCACGATATCAGTTAGCACTTAGCAAGAAACAACCAGAGCGGCCTCAGGCGCGAGGTGCTAATTTTCCTCCCGCTAGTGGTTTGAAGATGATGATGATGGGGACTATTCAACATCAGGGACAGCAACAACAAACAGTTAATTGCTAA
- a CDS encoding site-specific integrase, whose translation MATDIKIPKGDKEDSDINPFSQDERDRIIEAFKNNRYYRHYAPFIEFLFMTGCRPSEAVGLQWKHISKDFSSIRFEQAVVISESGLTCKKGLKTQKKRTFPINIRLATLLKSIKANTVCVDAKIFPSPEGGWIDIHNLTNRGWKSILAKLNGIEYCKLYQTRHTFITLALDNKMDVKDVAKLVGNSSEVIYRHYAGQSREIVVPDF comes from the coding sequence ATGGCAACTGACATAAAAATTCCCAAGGGAGATAAGGAAGACAGTGATATAAATCCCTTCAGCCAGGATGAACGTGACAGAATAATTGAAGCATTCAAAAATAACCGCTACTACAGACACTATGCCCCATTCATTGAATTTCTTTTCATGACAGGCTGTAGACCATCTGAAGCTGTTGGTTTGCAATGGAAACACATTTCTAAAGACTTCAGTTCTATCCGGTTTGAACAAGCTGTAGTGATTTCTGAATCTGGACTAACCTGCAAGAAAGGCTTGAAAACTCAGAAGAAACGAACCTTTCCCATCAATATTCGTCTGGCTACACTACTAAAATCGATCAAAGCCAATACTGTCTGTGTTGATGCAAAGATATTTCCTTCACCCGAAGGAGGATGGATTGATATTCACAATTTGACTAACCGAGGTTGGAAATCGATTCTAGCAAAGCTTAATGGGATTGAATATTGCAAGCTTTATCAAACGCGACATACCTTTATTACGCTGGCGTTGGACAATAAGATGGATGTGAAAGACGTAGCTAAGTTAGTGGGTAATTCGTCGGAAGTTATTTATCGACACTATGCAGGACAAAGTAGAGAGATTGTTGTGCCAGATTTTTGA
- a CDS encoding Arm DNA-binding domain-containing protein, translating to MNSQPSGGKSSKGTVQIKNSNERLQLVFSYTGKRHYLSTGFTDTPANRKLAEMKARQIELDILSGNFDTTLAKYKPELLLSTVTPTFTPKITPVVEAEPSLVELWEKYTDFKRPGLSPSTLAKDFTKVFRCINFHLPIKTLDSAVAIRDWLIANKTPNTAKRILTQLSACCDWAVNLS from the coding sequence ATGAACTCTCAACCCTCTGGAGGTAAATCTTCTAAAGGTACTGTTCAGATTAAAAACTCGAACGAACGCCTGCAACTCGTTTTTAGCTATACCGGAAAACGTCATTATCTTTCGACAGGTTTTACAGATACGCCAGCTAATCGCAAGTTGGCGGAAATGAAGGCTAGGCAAATTGAGTTGGATATTCTCTCTGGTAATTTTGACACAACTCTAGCCAAGTATAAACCAGAGTTGTTGCTGAGTACCGTTACCCCAACTTTTACCCCAAAAATTACACCAGTTGTTGAAGCCGAACCATCTCTGGTGGAGTTGTGGGAGAAGTACACCGACTTTAAGCGCCCTGGTTTATCGCCCAGTACTCTAGCGAAAGATTTTACAAAAGTCTTTCGCTGCATCAATTTTCATCTGCCAATCAAAACCTTGGATAGTGCAGTAGCAATTCGAGACTGGTTAATTGCAAATAAAACCCCGAATACAGCCAAACGAATTCTGACACAACTTTCAGCTTGTTGTGATTGGGCGGTAAATCTCAGTTAA